A stretch of the candidate division WOR-3 bacterium genome encodes the following:
- a CDS encoding T9SS type A sorting domain-containing protein yields the protein MKVPGFFVSLCIIVIGAPLFGQITIDWTEVPQYTGIEFIHNGVSDVTVELGVSGGPKTWSFSNQPMGSQNTYALIVPRTSTPFGDSFPDANLVLQITEDGDTVYAYGQIAPSFGSNLGLGSVSPLTTFFRFEPTDSYPLPMVYGASRSYQYGYTLSLGPVMDLRTDNYGLETVDAYGFVIIPYDTFECLRTCSFDTTVSTILVSGFPISVDTTTHIIYDFLAEDYGLIAHVLSNPEETNPNYTEASFLERLNGFSTGINESKHIAVINFSCQPNPFSKLTIIRFSIPGGVDSRQNTVGSMRVYDPTGRLVKSFNLESSIENQESAISWSGDDNTGRKLPGGVYFLVADVDDSRFSQKVLLIR from the coding sequence ATGAAGGTGCCTGGATTCTTTGTATCGCTATGCATAATCGTAATTGGCGCACCTCTCTTTGGTCAGATCACAATTGACTGGACCGAAGTCCCCCAGTATACCGGTATCGAATTTATTCATAACGGTGTCAGCGATGTAACGGTCGAACTTGGCGTATCTGGAGGACCAAAAACCTGGTCGTTCTCAAACCAACCTATGGGTTCCCAGAATACCTATGCGTTGATCGTGCCGCGTACCTCCACACCGTTTGGTGATTCGTTCCCTGATGCAAATCTTGTGCTTCAAATCACGGAAGATGGCGACACGGTTTATGCATACGGTCAGATCGCTCCATCTTTTGGCAGTAATTTAGGGTTGGGCAGTGTGTCACCGTTGACGACATTTTTCAGATTTGAACCGACGGACTCTTACCCGCTACCGATGGTTTATGGTGCCAGCCGTTCCTATCAATATGGATACACGTTGTCATTGGGCCCGGTAATGGATTTGCGGACTGACAATTACGGATTGGAGACAGTCGACGCATATGGTTTCGTGATCATTCCATATGACACGTTTGAATGCTTGCGCACGTGTTCATTTGATACAACCGTATCGACAATACTGGTGAGTGGATTTCCCATTTCGGTTGATACGACGACGCATATCATCTATGATTTCCTTGCCGAGGATTATGGACTCATTGCCCACGTTCTCAGTAATCCTGAAGAAACGAACCCCAACTATACCGAGGCATCTTTTCTCGAGCGCCTCAACGGTTTTTCTACGGGGATAAACGAATCGAAACACATTGCCGTGATCAATTTCTCATGCCAGCCTAATCCATTCTCGAAGCTGACCATCATACGATTCTCTATACCTGGAGGAGTAGACAGTAGACAGAACACAGTAGGCAGTATGAGGGTTTACGATCCTACAGGACGCTTGGTTAAGTCGTTTAATCTGGAATCGAGTATCGAGAATCAAGAATCGGCAATATCCTGGTCTGGCGATGATAATACGGGCAGGAAATTACCTGGTGGCGTGTATTTTCTGGTAGCGGACGTAGATGATAGTCGCTTCAGCCAGAAGGTGTTGTTGATTAGATAG
- a CDS encoding cysteine hydrolase: MKETLLVLLAMMPVLLAQTDMPRKPLSKDMKPVLLVIDIQERYLPMMASEEKDLALRMINGAIWIFRQHDLPVIRVYHSDLQFGPNPGDKDFEFPSSVIIKDDDVKVIKNYPSAFTKTELEAILREKDINTVFLCGLSAVGCVLATYFGAMDRGFEAFMVKDAIMSHKADYTEVVKEITETVTFKTLQFMLEYLRK, from the coding sequence ATGAAAGAAACGTTGTTAGTTTTGCTGGCAATGATGCCAGTGCTCCTGGCGCAGACTGATATGCCAAGAAAACCTCTAAGCAAGGATATGAAGCCAGTTCTGCTCGTTATCGACATTCAGGAAAGATACTTGCCAATGATGGCTTCTGAAGAGAAGGACCTGGCGCTGCGCATGATAAACGGTGCAATATGGATCTTTCGGCAGCACGACTTGCCGGTTATCCGGGTGTACCATTCGGATTTGCAGTTCGGCCCTAACCCCGGTGATAAAGATTTCGAATTCCCGTCGAGCGTGATCATAAAAGACGACGACGTGAAAGTCATCAAAAATTATCCGAGCGCGTTTACGAAGACCGAACTTGAGGCAATTCTGCGTGAGAAGGACATAAACACCGTATTCCTGTGCGGGTTGAGCGCGGTGGGTTGCGTGCTTGCAACCTACTTCGGTGCTATGGATCGCGGTTTTGAGGCTTTTATGGTAAAGGATGCGATCATGAGTCACAAGGCTGACTATACAGAGGTCGTGAAGGAAATTACTGAAACGGTTACCTTCAAGACCCTGCAGTTCATGCTTGAATATTTAAGAAAATAG
- a CDS encoding RNA-binding protein → MQSSKLYVGNVSYSATAEELRELFAQYGEVKQVNLMEGRGYGFVEMSNTEEATKAKDALNGLDFKGRTLKVDEARQPGNKEKKGFRKY, encoded by the coding sequence ATGCAAAGTAGTAAACTCTACGTAGGGAATGTTAGCTATTCGGCGACGGCTGAGGAGTTAAGAGAGCTGTTCGCTCAGTATGGTGAAGTGAAACAAGTCAATCTAATGGAAGGCAGGGGGTATGGTTTTGTTGAGATGTCCAACACTGAAGAAGCGACCAAGGCCAAGGACGCGCTGAACGGTTTAGACTTTAAGGGTCGGACCCTTAAAGTTGACGAAGCACGTCAGCCCGGCAACAAAGAAAAGAAAGGTTTTCGAAAATACTGA
- a CDS encoding patatin-like phospholipase family protein, which produces MKPFRKHVAISIDGGALKGVMVTRALAILEDHLGRPAHDIFRVTTGTSTGAIIAAGIGRGLSGTQMYDLYCELGGVVFRRTLRSMLWPLTRYRFSNEPLANALKQYLGEGMMREFWTAEPPTDVVITVFDLVEKRTRFVKPWKDEYSTWPILKAVLASSTIPTTFPVVEGRYVDGGVGSYCNPCYIAAYELCFCLNWNPAETTLISLGTGREPHSLKTGDADRFMVWDWIGPVIGAFMQTADDQQVHVVKTFFERLDFRRFQVDFREPVKSDDPKEIPKLAEYGEELARKILNDETDIAMEIKAKRTLQSL; this is translated from the coding sequence ATGAAACCATTCCGTAAGCATGTAGCCATCTCAATAGATGGTGGTGCGTTGAAAGGTGTGATGGTAACCCGTGCACTGGCAATTCTTGAAGACCATCTGGGCAGACCGGCCCACGATATATTCCGTGTTACGACAGGAACCTCGACTGGTGCCATTATTGCAGCGGGTATTGGCAGGGGGTTAAGCGGCACGCAGATGTACGACCTCTATTGTGAATTGGGTGGCGTTGTCTTTCGCAGAACCCTGCGCAGCATGCTTTGGCCTTTGACCCGCTACCGTTTTTCTAACGAGCCTTTGGCGAATGCTCTGAAGCAGTACCTTGGTGAGGGGATGATGAGGGAATTCTGGACGGCAGAACCGCCGACCGATGTCGTTATCACTGTCTTTGATCTTGTGGAGAAAAGAACTCGTTTCGTAAAACCCTGGAAAGATGAATACTCCACCTGGCCGATCCTTAAGGCGGTCCTGGCGTCGAGTACAATACCTACTACATTTCCTGTCGTTGAGGGAAGGTATGTTGACGGCGGGGTTGGTTCTTACTGCAATCCGTGCTACATTGCAGCGTATGAACTGTGCTTTTGCCTAAATTGGAATCCAGCTGAAACGACTCTCATCAGCCTCGGCACAGGTCGCGAACCGCATTCTCTAAAGACGGGTGATGCTGATCGGTTCATGGTGTGGGATTGGATCGGTCCTGTAATAGGTGCTTTCATGCAAACTGCCGATGATCAACAAGTACATGTTGTCAAAACGTTCTTCGAGAGACTCGACTTCCGCAGATTTCAGGTTGATTTCCGTGAGCCCGTAAAGAGCGATGATCCAAAAGAAATACCTAAACTTGCTGAATACGGGGAAGAACTGGCGCGGAAAATTCTCAACGATGAAACCGATATAGCTATGGAAATCAAGGCAAAACGCACGCTCCAGTCCTTGTAG